The DNA region TCGTTGATTTCTTTATTACCTCAAACACCTGTTATGCTCTGATTACTGAAGATGCCCAGCCTGTTCTTTACAAACATGACCTTTCCCATAACAGGACAAGAAGGTTCATGCTTCCCCTTCAGTTGGGAAAGATGAAGGCAAAGTATTATCTTTTGCGTGGAACCCCATCTGGCGTATACGCAGTTTCACTTTTGGAATCCCAAACCGAAACTTGGTACTGCGAGTTCAAACTACCCTGATGACGGCCTACGACCAAATGTTTCTTGAACTTGCGCTCGGGCAGCACAAAACGGTCAGCTCAAAACACTCCGCACATCTCCGCCTGACCCGCTTCCGCCGTTCTACGCTCAAGAGTAACTAAGATGAAGGGGGGCAGGGCATTATGAACAGCAAAACTGTGCTGGTGCTTCTGCTCCCCTTTGCCTTTTTCAGTTCTGTTCATTCCCAGGTCTGGATTAGGACATATGGCCACCCAGGGTTTGGCGTTCAGGATATGGCTTTTGCACTTACACTTGACCCGGCAGGAAATGTTATTGTTGCCGGTTATGTCCGTATCTCCCACGGCAGTGATACCACACCCAATTACTGCACAATCAAATATGACCCGGATGGCAACCTGCAATGGGTAAGGTTCTTTGATTACGGTGTGGGTCTGGCAGTTGCCGCCGACTCCAATGGCAATGTGCTTGTAACAGGGAAAAAAGTAACAATAAAATACAGGCCTGATGGCGATGTTGCCTGGGTAAGGACTTATGGGGGTTGGGGAAGCGATGTCTGTGCTGACCGTGAGGGCAATGTTTATGTAACCGGTTATATCCGTGACTCCTTGAACCCAATTGAAACGTATGCCATTACCGTAAAATACACCGGTTCTGGTGATGTTGCCTGGGTAAGGGTTGATTCAGCCGGCTGGTGGACGGTTAGCATTGGACTTGACACAGCAGGAAATGTTTATGTAGCCGGGGATGATAGAGGACCAAGTTATCTCGTTATGAAATATTCACCTGCTGGTGACCTTTTATGGCGCCGGGGCGAGAATCTTCCGGGATACGCCTACAAACTGGCGGTTACACCTGAAGGTGATGTCTACGTAACCGGCTCACTCGGCCGCGCGTCTAACGATGTAATTGCCACGACGAAATATTCCTCTGATGGCGAACAGCAATGGGTCAGACTTTATGATGGACCCGGCTATGATATCGGTCAAACCCTGACAATTGACCGTGATGGCAACTGCTATGTTGCCGGACCAAGTGGGGTCCGGCCAGGACTAGTCCCAGGGTTTGATTTTGTCACAATCAAATATTCTTCGGCTGGGGATGAGTTATGGATGCAGAGATATACCGGGTTTGGTGGTGATGACTGGCCCTTTGCCATCGGGGTGGATGCTGAGAGAAATGTCTATGTCGGTGGTTGGAGTCAGGCGCCCAGAGGCGGTGATACCTGGGGTGATGACTATACCTTGCTCAAATACGACTCACTGGGCAAATTGTTATGGGAGGCAAGATACAGTGGTCCTGACAATTTTGCGGGCTGGATTTATTCTCTTGCGATTGACAATCAGGGCTATATTTACACCACCGGCTTTATTCTCACCGGCACCCGAACCAACTACGACTATGACTGGTGCACGGTAAAATTTGCACCCACCGGACCGGGTGTTGCGGAGACGCCCATCTCCAATCTCAATCAACTGCAGTTTACCCTCTATCCCAACCCGGCGCACCAGAGTTTTTCCATCAGCGCACCGGTTGCCATACAGAGCATCCGGTTATATGACATTGCCGGTAAACTGGTCAGGGTTTATAACCATATTGAAAGCAATAATAAACTCTCGCTTGCCGGTGTCCCAGCCGGGGTTTATCTGGTGAAAATCCAGACCCAAGATAACCGCACAACCCAAAAACTGATTGTCCGATAAAATCGGCGCCGGGTTATTTCATCACTATTGTGCGGATAAGCCATAGCGAGGGCAGAATGCAAGGCTATTCTGCCGATTGACGGGTGCCTACACTGCCCGACTTTTCGGATGCCATGACCCTTGACAATATTTTTCTTGACAAGAGAGAGAATATAATTAAATCGCAGTCAGAATAAAACCCTGGCTGTGAGAGGAGTAAAGATGAACAAAGGCACCAGAATAAAGTGGCTGTTAGTTTTATTGGTGTCTTTAGGAAACGCAGGTTATTTATACATCTCCGCTAATTTACGCCCAGATTCTATAAACCCGGTTGGTCTAATTGAAACTGATATCCCTTTAGACCCGGTGCCCGATGGTTTTTCACTTACCACAATAGATGAAGTTCATGCTTTATCTTTGCTAACGCCAAGTGAGGCAATGGCACAAGCAGAAGCCCGCAGCAGTTCACTTGATGAAATGTTCGGTTCGTTTATTCCCACCTGGATTGGCCCTATGCGGGATACAGCCCTTGATGAATATGGACCTGACCTTAAGTGGGTCGCATGCGGAGGGTGGACAAAAAGCCACGAGGGCGACAGTGCAATTTGGGTACGGGGTAAGACACTCCGTGACGAGATAATTATCCCACCCGAGTGGACCCCGTGGTGGATAAAATCCGTCTGCGGTCCCTTTGATGAAATACGATACGCACGCATTTGGTGTTACTGGTTAAACGAGACGCATTACTGGAAACAATTTAGCCAGCACAATTGGTTGCCATCGGGTAATACAACAAATAGTGGAACTCGGAGGATTTTTTAAGATGCCAAGTAGGTGCAGGGTATAGGTCTGCTTTAAGTAGCAGAAGGTGGACATTCTTATTCTTACACTGATTATGAGTCTGCACGCGGGGATGCCACGCCAGTGTCACGATTGGCTTAAACCCAGTTTTATCGGGAACCGGTCCTATGGTCTTAATGCCGCACTTGCCTTAGATACTTTTTATGACTCACTCAATACCCGTTTTGTTGGCAACTGGCCCTTTGGTTTTGGTGGTCCGCTTGCTTTGGATACGATAAGGAAAATCGCCTATGTCGGCTCGGGCGGCGGGGTTTTTGTCCTTGATATCGCCAACCCGACAGCACCTCGGAAAGTCGGGGAAATTAGGACACGGGGAATTATTTCCTTTCTCCAATCTCAGGACACTATCCTTTACATCACCAATCAGTGGGACAGAGGTATTGTCGGGTTATGGAATGTGGCAGACCCGTCTCAGCCCGTAAAGGTGGCAGATATCCCGCTGAATCTCCAGGAGCCGATAAGGATATTTATCAAGGGAAGGTTCCTCTATTGCAGTGACCCGGACAGTTTCCGTATTTTTGACATAGATAATCCTAACCAACCGGTGCTATTGGGTTCAATTGGCCCTTACAACAATATTGGTTATATAACCGTTGCCGACTCCTTTGCCTTCATAAGTTTTGAGCCACCCAGTTCTGACACCGGCTTGCGTATCATCAATATCCAGAACCCGGCAAACCCTTATGAGGTTGGGAGTTACAAAAGCATAAATATATATGCGATTGCGGTTGCCGGCCGGTTTGCCTATTGCACAACTGATAGTCACGGTTTCGTGGTGATTGACGTCTCCAATCCATTAATCCCTCATCAGGTTGGTCGCTGCAGTGTTCCTAACCCGGTGTGTGTTGTGGTGCGCGGCTCATATGCGTATCTGGGTGCCTGGGGTTTGACGATAGTTGATGTGAGTAATCCCACCGAGCCTTATCTGGTGGCAAATCTGACCCCAGCAGGCTATCAAGGGGTAAAGGGTGTGGCTTTACTGGACAGTTTTGCCTTTCTGACCGACTGGAGCGATATCGGTTTATGGGTTGCTAACATCAAAAACCCTTTGGCGCCGTTTGAGGTCGGGGGTTATCGAGTCCCGGGCTGGACTACCTGGGTGGAAATCGGTGGTGAATATGCCTACCTTTGTGACTGGGACTATGGCTTAACAATTCTCAACATCACAAACCCTTGTGAGCCTTATGAAGTTTCGAGGTTCGACGTTGAATGGGGTTGTGCCCATATCGCGGTGCGGGATACAATTGGCTATTTGAGCCACCAGGGCCATGGCTTGAGGATATTAAATCTCAGTAACTCCGCAAATCCGGTTGAAATCGGGTTCTGTCCCACACCAGGCGCAGCAAGTGCCTGCGCGGTAAAGGGCTCCTACGCCTATGTTGCTGATGGTGCCCACGGTTTGATGGTGATAGATGTCAGCAATCCTTATGCGCCGTGTGAGGTTGGCAACTATGATACCCCTGGTTATGCCTGGTTTGTTGATGTTGGTGAATCCCTCGCCTATGTGGCTGATGAGAACGGTGGATTGCGGATAATAAACATCAAGAACCCGGCCGCACCTTATGAGGTTGGTTCGGTCTTTTTATCCAATTATCCGGTTATCCTGCAGGTAAAGGACTCTTTCGCCTATGTTGGTGGTGCTAACGGCAATATGGTGATTGTCAATGTATCAGAACCAGCCCATCCCCGTCCGGTCGGTCTTTATCAGACCGTGGGCCCTTGCTGGGGCATTGACATATCATACCCTTATGCCTATGTCTCGGACTGGTTTATCTGGTTTCACATTGTTGACATCTCTGACCCATCAAATCCAGTTCTTGCCGGGTATCATTGGGCACCAAACTGTCCCTATGGCTTGAAGTTTGTCTCACCCTATATTTATGTAACAACCGGATTGTGTGGTCTGCAGATTTATGAAAGTTTGATGCCCGGGCTTCAAGAGCGAACTGAAATGGACCTCTTGCAAAAGTTTACCCTCTATCCCAACCCCGCGCACCAGAGTTTTTCCATCAGCGCACCGGTTGCCATACAGAGCATCCGGTTATATGACATTGCCGGTAAACTGGTCAGGGTTTATAACCATATTGAAAGCAATAATAAACTCTCGCTTGCCGGTGTCCCAGCCGGGGTTTATCTGGTGAAAATCCAGACCGAAGATAGCCGCACAACCCAAAAACTGATTGTCCGATGAGGTTTTCCTATATTGACTTTTTGCCGCGCAGGAAAATAATCGCAATGGCACAAGCGGCGTGTACTTCTTGCGGTTTACTGCGGGTCAGTATCAGGAGAAGAGAAAACTGATCGTTCATTAACCGAGCCAGCAAAACCTATCAGGCAGGGCGAATCTCCACCCTGCCTGTTTCTATACTTGATTGGGCACGATA from candidate division WOR-3 bacterium includes:
- a CDS encoding SBBP repeat-containing protein, with the translated sequence MNSKTVLVLLLPFAFFSSVHSQVWIRTYGHPGFGVQDMAFALTLDPAGNVIVAGYVRISHGSDTTPNYCTIKYDPDGNLQWVRFFDYGVGLAVAADSNGNVLVTGKKVTIKYRPDGDVAWVRTYGGWGSDVCADREGNVYVTGYIRDSLNPIETYAITVKYTGSGDVAWVRVDSAGWWTVSIGLDTAGNVYVAGDDRGPSYLVMKYSPAGDLLWRRGENLPGYAYKLAVTPEGDVYVTGSLGRASNDVIATTKYSSDGEQQWVRLYDGPGYDIGQTLTIDRDGNCYVAGPSGVRPGLVPGFDFVTIKYSSAGDELWMQRYTGFGGDDWPFAIGVDAERNVYVGGWSQAPRGGDTWGDDYTLLKYDSLGKLLWEARYSGPDNFAGWIYSLAIDNQGYIYTTGFILTGTRTNYDYDWCTVKFAPTGPGVAETPISNLNQLQFTLYPNPAHQSFSISAPVAIQSIRLYDIAGKLVRVYNHIESNNKLSLAGVPAGVYLVKIQTQDNRTTQKLIVR
- a CDS encoding T9SS type A sorting domain-containing protein is translated as MSLHAGMPRQCHDWLKPSFIGNRSYGLNAALALDTFYDSLNTRFVGNWPFGFGGPLALDTIRKIAYVGSGGGVFVLDIANPTAPRKVGEIRTRGIISFLQSQDTILYITNQWDRGIVGLWNVADPSQPVKVADIPLNLQEPIRIFIKGRFLYCSDPDSFRIFDIDNPNQPVLLGSIGPYNNIGYITVADSFAFISFEPPSSDTGLRIINIQNPANPYEVGSYKSINIYAIAVAGRFAYCTTDSHGFVVIDVSNPLIPHQVGRCSVPNPVCVVVRGSYAYLGAWGLTIVDVSNPTEPYLVANLTPAGYQGVKGVALLDSFAFLTDWSDIGLWVANIKNPLAPFEVGGYRVPGWTTWVEIGGEYAYLCDWDYGLTILNITNPCEPYEVSRFDVEWGCAHIAVRDTIGYLSHQGHGLRILNLSNSANPVEIGFCPTPGAASACAVKGSYAYVADGAHGLMVIDVSNPYAPCEVGNYDTPGYAWFVDVGESLAYVADENGGLRIINIKNPAAPYEVGSVFLSNYPVILQVKDSFAYVGGANGNMVIVNVSEPAHPRPVGLYQTVGPCWGIDISYPYAYVSDWFIWFHIVDISDPSNPVLAGYHWAPNCPYGLKFVSPYIYVTTGLCGLQIYESLMPGLQERTEMDLLQKFTLYPNPAHQSFSISAPVAIQSIRLYDIAGKLVRVYNHIESNNKLSLAGVPAGVYLVKIQTEDSRTTQKLIVR